Proteins found in one Streptococcus criceti HS-6 genomic segment:
- a CDS encoding DEAD/DEAH box helicase, which yields MARLIPGRVRNEGIALSQAGKVKIKSTANKIIKAEVADVAIQFSFDDDRVSCSCPMFAQKNYCSHLAAIEFYLKNDPAGKEIVDQLKNEAASQKQQERLHSFGSLFLDGLAVNEDDSLKYRLSASGEQDLYSSAIWWTLHINRLPDDRSYIVRDIKNFLQVLKREDAYQIGKNYFEPISYLQFDEASQEFLDFLLRLIPDEDLNHLDFLLPNRGRHLALPRGFFEEGTQLMQDLYDFHVTLNGRDYKELYFKELTKEDDLFHFKILVHRQSLEMVIAEKASQAYFDQTYLLHRQTFYHLNTKQRRLVKAIKGLMIDQDLNKHVHFDLEDQGKLAASLLDFAEIGQIDAPKSFAIRDFKPIFKLDLSENDEILLNLIYDYDGSQVGSREELQALPFTSNFKREERISQVLASEGFVGHFSARHRPVYDEALYDFFMRTIPHLERLGQVILSPDLDDLRTYERPQIKVSTEKGLLDVSFDFSSIYEGDISQALQALFKNEAYYISDKGHLVVFDEETQKVSKTLQTLRAKPIANGHLQLDNLAAFQLSELFKDSERVDFSKDFQQLAYDLRHPEVFELPKLAVKASLRDYQLAGIKWLSMLDHYGFGGILADDMGLGKTLQTIAFLTGKMKAASKVLILSPSSLIYNWKDEFTKFAPELDVVVSYGLKQERVATIAENHQVTITSYASFRQDFDSYQVGHYDYLILDEAQVMKNTQTKIAQHLRAFEVGNCFALSGTPIENKLLEIWSIFQIVLPGLLPSKKEFSKMEANQVAQYIKPFVMRRKKEDVLPELPDLTETTYYNELEDEQKAIYLAQLRQIQASVRQSSDAELNRQKIQILSGIIRLRQICDTPALFMDYQGASGKIESLRQLLSQIQASAHRALVFSQFRDMLDIAEEEVSKLGMTSYKITGSTPAEARQEMTKAFNNGSKDVFLVSLKAGGVGLNLTGADTVILIDLWWNPAVEMQAISRAHRLGQTEKVEVYRLITRGTIEEKILELQDSKKNLVTTVLDGNESRANMTIEEIKEILGVKDFILSS from the coding sequence ATGGCAAGATTGATTCCTGGACGGGTTCGTAATGAAGGTATTGCCCTGTCCCAAGCTGGTAAAGTCAAAATTAAATCAACAGCTAATAAGATTATCAAGGCAGAGGTGGCTGATGTTGCTATCCAGTTCTCTTTTGATGATGACAGGGTCAGCTGTTCTTGCCCTATGTTTGCTCAAAAGAACTATTGTTCACACTTGGCGGCTATAGAATTTTATCTGAAAAATGATCCTGCTGGCAAAGAGATAGTTGATCAGCTGAAAAATGAAGCAGCTAGTCAAAAGCAACAGGAAAGGTTACATTCCTTTGGCAGTCTCTTTTTGGATGGTTTAGCTGTTAATGAGGACGATAGCCTTAAATATCGTTTGTCTGCTTCAGGTGAACAAGATTTGTATTCATCTGCTATCTGGTGGACACTTCACATTAATCGTCTCCCTGATGACCGTTCATACATTGTGCGAGACATCAAAAACTTTCTGCAGGTTTTAAAGCGAGAGGATGCTTATCAAATTGGAAAGAACTATTTTGAGCCGATTTCATACCTGCAGTTCGATGAGGCTAGTCAGGAATTTCTTGACTTTCTTTTGCGGCTGATTCCTGATGAAGACCTCAATCATTTGGATTTTCTTTTACCTAATCGTGGTCGCCATCTAGCTCTGCCTAGGGGCTTCTTTGAGGAAGGCACTCAGCTTATGCAGGATCTTTATGATTTTCATGTTACCCTCAATGGGCGAGACTATAAGGAACTTTATTTTAAGGAATTAACCAAAGAAGATGATCTCTTTCATTTTAAGATTCTGGTTCATCGGCAATCCTTAGAAATGGTCATCGCTGAAAAAGCCAGTCAGGCCTACTTTGATCAAACCTACCTGCTCCACAGACAGACCTTCTATCATCTTAATACTAAGCAGAGACGCTTGGTTAAGGCCATTAAGGGTTTGATGATTGATCAGGATTTGAATAAGCATGTTCACTTTGATTTGGAAGATCAGGGAAAACTAGCGGCAAGCCTTTTAGATTTTGCCGAAATTGGCCAAATAGATGCTCCTAAATCCTTTGCGATCCGAGATTTTAAGCCAATTTTTAAGCTGGATTTGTCAGAAAATGATGAGATTTTACTGAATCTCATCTATGACTATGATGGGAGTCAAGTCGGTAGTCGAGAAGAGCTGCAGGCTCTTCCTTTTACTAGCAATTTTAAGCGAGAAGAACGTATCAGTCAGGTTCTAGCTAGTGAAGGTTTTGTGGGGCATTTCTCTGCTCGCCACCGGCCAGTCTACGATGAGGCTCTCTATGATTTCTTTATGAGGACTATTCCTCACTTAGAGCGTCTGGGTCAGGTGATTTTGAGTCCAGATTTAGACGATTTGCGAACCTACGAAAGGCCCCAAATTAAGGTCTCTACTGAAAAAGGCCTCTTGGATGTTTCCTTTGATTTTTCTTCCATCTATGAGGGAGATATCAGTCAGGCCTTACAAGCCCTTTTTAAGAATGAGGCCTACTATATCAGTGATAAGGGACATTTGGTTGTCTTTGACGAAGAAACTCAAAAGGTCAGTAAAACCCTGCAGACTCTGCGGGCCAAACCGATAGCCAACGGTCATCTTCAACTGGATAATTTGGCGGCCTTCCAGCTGTCAGAACTCTTCAAAGATTCTGAGCGCGTTGATTTTTCCAAAGACTTTCAGCAATTGGCCTACGATTTGAGGCATCCAGAAGTCTTTGAATTGCCTAAACTTGCAGTTAAAGCCAGCTTGCGTGATTATCAATTGGCAGGAATTAAATGGCTGTCTATGCTTGACCACTATGGGTTTGGTGGTATTTTGGCGGATGATATGGGACTAGGTAAGACCCTGCAAACCATAGCTTTTTTGACGGGTAAGATGAAAGCGGCCTCCAAAGTCTTAATACTCTCGCCATCCAGCCTGATTTATAATTGGAAGGATGAATTTACCAAGTTTGCACCTGAGCTTGATGTGGTCGTATCTTATGGGCTTAAACAGGAGCGGGTGGCTACGATAGCTGAAAATCATCAGGTGACAATTACTAGCTATGCCTCTTTCCGGCAAGATTTTGACAGCTATCAGGTTGGTCACTATGATTATTTGATCTTGGATGAGGCTCAGGTTATGAAAAATACCCAAACCAAGATTGCCCAGCATTTACGAGCTTTTGAGGTTGGAAATTGTTTTGCCCTGTCGGGGACGCCCATTGAAAATAAGCTCTTGGAAATCTGGTCTATCTTTCAGATTGTCTTACCAGGTCTGCTTCCAAGTAAGAAGGAGTTTTCAAAAATGGAAGCCAATCAGGTGGCTCAATATATTAAGCCTTTTGTCATGCGGCGTAAGAAGGAAGATGTTCTGCCAGAACTGCCTGATTTGACAGAAACTACCTATTATAATGAATTGGAGGATGAGCAGAAAGCCATTTATTTGGCTCAATTGCGACAGATCCAAGCGAGTGTCCGCCAATCCAGTGATGCTGAACTCAATCGTCAAAAGATTCAAATTTTATCTGGAATTATCCGTCTGCGGCAAATCTGTGATACGCCGGCTCTCTTTATGGATTATCAGGGAGCCAGTGGCAAGATTGAGAGCCTGCGTCAGTTGCTCAGTCAAATCCAGGCGAGTGCCCACCGTGCCCTTGTTTTCTCGCAATTTCGCGATATGCTTGATATTGCTGAGGAAGAAGTATCTAAACTAGGTATGACCAGTTACAAGATTACTGGCTCTACCCCAGCTGAAGCAAGACAGGAAATGACCAAGGCTTTCAATAATGGCAGCAAGGATGTTTTCCTAGTCTCCTTAAAGGCGGGCGGTGTTGGTCTTAATTTAACTGGGGCGGATACTGTCATTCTGATAGACTTATGGTGGAATCCAGCGGTAGAGATGCAGGCTATCAGTCGGGCCCACCGGCTTGGTCAAACAGAAAAAGTAGAAGTTTACCGCCTTATTACTCGAGGGACCATTGAAGAAAAAATCCTTGAATTACAGGATTCTAAGAAAAATTTGGTGACAACTGTTCTGGATGGTAATGAGAGTCGGGCTAATATGACTATCGAAGAAATCAAAGAAATTTTAGGTGTCAAGGACTTTATATTATCCAGTTAG
- a CDS encoding winged helix-turn-helix domain-containing protein, with protein sequence MVEFTLEPFANDTFKLLKSLKENQVEVKGIYYIPLSQQEIADINKMSKLKTNRLLRDLIEGGFVCPYQNKRGKYEITEKGHKVLRLIQKKNA encoded by the coding sequence ATGGTTGAATTTACTCTTGAGCCTTTTGCTAACGACACTTTCAAATTACTTAAATCATTGAAAGAAAACCAAGTTGAAGTAAAAGGCATTTATTATATACCGCTTTCTCAACAAGAGATTGCAGACATTAACAAAATGTCAAAACTGAAAACGAATAGACTTCTGCGTGACTTGATTGAAGGTGGCTTTGTTTGCCCTTATCAAAATAAACGTGGAAAATATGAAATTACTGAAAAAGGACATAAAGTTTTACGTCTAATTCAGAAGAAAAACGCTTGA